One Helianthus annuus cultivar XRQ/B chromosome 12, HanXRQr2.0-SUNRISE, whole genome shotgun sequence genomic region harbors:
- the LOC110893489 gene encoding uncharacterized protein LOC110893489: MTEEENNNNLAIQIANLLKNGVQTQTQNPKPNPSDSLKISLNLTSQNYPLWARMIRVAIGGKLKALLNHLTQNPPEPINEQWEQDDLIVFSWLIQNIEPSLTSNLTEFPTANTLWDALSVTYSSGKDKLQTFDLHVKANEFKQNGLPLEEFWIVMQGIRGEIKRRDPNPMKCSDDIATYNKVRSENKLFQLLNALDRKYDSLKREILRWDPLPTTEAAYAAVRKETAHQSIFGNTQQGVGSGLNSLGSSDGLGLVSRSRWSDQKSNPSSSRIDKSKLKCDHCGMAKHTKEQCFKIVGYPDWWADGHKKGRAAAAVGNQETTSSGGSSGEHQKLAGGLDGIDKGNSGGCCFAALQGEETTGIGFENIISNPPLPQYTPLKQRKSNLTVLSPQFFNPTILDLLNKDQVSEITNNTPHISNLDKKELKNSFNVGKVNMATKNEKNGDAWIFDCGATDTMTYEKSDMCSTSEPQKKRIHTANGEVLQVKGVGTTQISENMKLSNCLYVPSLSHKLLSISHVTKELNYIVLMHPTFCILQDIRTGKIIGRGTE; encoded by the coding sequence ATGACAGAAGAAGAAAACAACAACAACCTCGCCATCCAAATAGCCAACCTCCTAAAAAATGGAGTTCAAACTCAAACCCAGAACCCGAAACCAAACCCATCCGACAGCCTAAAAATCAGCCTTAATCTCACAAGCCAAAACTACCCTCTATGGGCTCGGATGATACGAGTCGCCATAGGGGGGAAATTGAAAGCCTTACTAAACCATCTCACCCAAAACCCACCAGAACCCATTAATGAACAGTGGGAACAAGATGATTTGATCGTCTTTTCTTGGCTGATTCAAAATATTGAACCAAGCCTTACTAGTAACCTCACAGAGTTCCCAACGGCGAATACACTATGGGATGCACTCTCGGTTACATATAGCAGTGGCAAAGACAAGCTCCAAACTTTCGATCTCCATGTCAAGGCAAACGAGTTCAAGCAGAATGGCTTACCACTGGAGGAATTCTGGATCGTGATGCAGGGTATCCGGGGAGAAATCAAGCGGCGAGATCCAAACCCGATGAAGTGTTCCGATGACATCGCTACTTACAACAAAGTCAGGTCAGAAAACAAGTTATTCCAATTGCTTAACGCTCTTGACCGAAAGTATGATTCCCTCAAACGGGAAATCCTCCGGTGGGACCCCTTACCGACGACCGAAGCCGCTTATGCTGCTGTCCGAAAAGAAACAGCACATCAAAGCATCTTCGGGAACACTCAACAAGGGGTTGGATCGGGCCTGAACTCACTTGGAAGTTCCGATGGGTTAGGGCTCGTCTCTAGGAGCCGCTGGTCAGACCAGAAATCTAATCCGTCATCATCCCGGATTGATAAGAGCAAGCTGAAGTGTGACCACTGTGGCATGGCCAAACACACGAAGGAACAATGCTTCAAAATCGTGGGTTACCCGGACTGGTGGGCCGATGGGCACAAGAAGGGGAGAGCCGCTGCCGCCGTGGGCAACCAAGAGACTACCAGCAGCGGCGGCAGTAGTGGTGAGCATCAGAAACTCGCCGGAGGTCTTGACGGAATCGACAAGGGAAACAGTGGGGGCTGTTGTTTTGCGGCCCTTCAAGGAGAAGAGACAACAGGTATAGGGTTTGAGAATATCATCTCAAACCCTCCACTTCCTCAATATACTCCTCTCAAACAAAGAAAATCCAATTTGACAGTTTTGAGCCCTCAATTTTTTAATCCCACCATACTTGATCTATTAAATAAAGACCAAGTTTCAGAAATTACAAATAACACCCCTCACATTTCCAACTTAGATAAAAAGGAATTAAAAAACTCCTTTAATGTTGGAAAAGTGAACATGGcaacaaaaaatgaaaaaaatggaGATGCATGGATATTTGATTGTGGTGCTACCGACACAATGACTTATGAAAAATCTGACATGTGTTCAACGTCAGAACCACAAAAGAAAAGAATTCACACTGCAAATGGAGAAGTCCTTCAAGTGAAAGGAGTAGGGACTACTCAAATTTCCGAAAACATGAAACTGTCAAATTGCCTCTATGTCCCATCCTTATCTCATAAGTTGCTATCGATCAGTCATGTTACAAAAGAACTAAACTATATTGTGCTAATGCATCCTACCTTTTGTATCTTACAGGACATCAGGACGGGAAAGATCATTGGGCGTGGTACTGAATGA
- the LOC110893491 gene encoding uncharacterized protein LOC110893491: MSLASSSSSSNGVLDDMVIAITQEAINYLREETESSTSRTRQPTLERDRLGAHECLLQDYFCENPLYDDGQFERKFRMSRRLFVKISNDLAGEFPFFTQRESASHKVGFSGIEKCTAAIRQLAYDTASDAWDKYLRISSRMCYLSVRETIFEDANRRRRSTSIRAHQRIHGFPGMLGSLDCTHWGWAACPTAWKGQHYRGDHDDPTLILKAVASQDLWIWHAYFGMAGANNDIAVLMSSNLFDDVIDGAALDTSFYANDVEYKYGYYLTDGIYPKWATLVKTLSCPDDEKRLYFKKKQESIRKDIEWAFGNDDGDSIPHPAN, from the exons ATGTCACTTGCTTCTTCAAGCTCTTCATCCAACGGTGTTCTTGACGATATGGTTATCGCAATTACGCAGGAGGCGATTAATTATTTGCGAGAAGAAACCGAATCCTCTACATCGCGTACTAGACAACCGACTCTTGAACGGGATCGGTTAGGTGCTCATGAATGTCTACTGCAagattatttttgtgaaaatccgtTGTATGATGATGGTCAGTTTGAGCGTAAGTTTCGTATGAGCCGTCGTCTTTTCGTTAAAATTTCTAATGATCTAGCAGGCGAATTCCCTTTTTTCACGCAAAGAGAAAGTGCAAGTCACAAAGTTGGTTTCTCTGGAATAGAAAAGTGTACAGCAGCAATTAGGCAACTAGCGTACGACACAGCGAGTGATGCGTGGGATAAATATTTAAGGATATCATCAAGAAT GTGTTATCTCTCTGTACGGGAGACGATATTTGAGGATGCCAACCGCCGTCGACGTTCCACTTCTATACGGGCCCATCAGCGCATACACGGGTTTCCTGGGATGTTGGGTAGTCTTGATTGCACGCACTGGGGTTGGGCGGCATGTCCAACCGCTTGGAAAGGGCAACATTATCGTGGTGACCACGATGATCCTACCCTAATATTAAAAGCGGTCGCTTCTcaagatttatggatttggcatgcgTACTTTGGCATGGCCGGTGCGAACAATGACATCGCAGTTTTAATGTCCTCGAATCTTTTCGATGATGTCATAGACGGTGCTGCACTAGATACTTCATTCTATGCAAACGACGTGGAGTATAAGTATGGGTACTATCTCACAGACGGTATTTATCCCAAGTGGGCGACGTTGGTAAAAACTCTTTCGTGTCCAGATGACGAAAAAAGATTGTATTTCAAGAAAAAACAAGAGTCAATAAGAAAAGATATCGAGTGGGCTTTCG gtaatgatgacgGGGACTCCATTCCGCACCCTGCAAACTAA